In one Drosophila pseudoobscura strain MV-25-SWS-2005 chromosome X, UCI_Dpse_MV25, whole genome shotgun sequence genomic region, the following are encoded:
- the LOC117184743 gene encoding zinc finger protein 443-like, which yields MNNQCRACGSAVYNTKDRNLFQKQNAKLLLNFNLVTNNSLKKDPRLPSCLCASCVEYLNRADIFRARFLETQENLLQQRAGLPENDLPTDDETPGETSNSEVKAQDADSLMSGLENELGGKTGFDGTDAYETAQVADSLITSLQKDSGHEKKKSSITENIIKAPKQLADNSTFRSSPSTTPTSRSPLSTTPTSSSTRPSRLTSKNAAQSDKRHPLPKKILKRRSCTMNKLKCKFCEQTFVSPFELSCHMRSHTAETSCKCSYCDRAFSTKGNTIRHERTHTRQAAFVCPTCDMSFTLATVLKRHISLYHTQMSMSF from the exons ATGAATAATCAATGCCGAGCTTGTGGGTCTGCCGTGTATAACACCAAAGACAGGAACCTGTTCCAGAAGCAGAACGCCAAACTGTTGTTGAACTTCAATTTGGTGACTAACAACTCG CTGAAAAAGGATCCGCGCCTACCCAGCTGCTTATGTGCTTCTTGTGTAGAATATCTTAATCGCGCAGACATATTCCGAGCACGCTTCCTCGAGACTCAGGAGAACTTGCTGCAACAACGCGCGGGACTGCCAGAAAACGATCTGCCAACAGACGACGAAACTCCTGGCGAAACATCCAATTCAGAGGTGAAAGCGCAGGATGCCGACTCCCTGATGAGTGGTCTGGAAAATGAGCTAGGCGGTAAAACTGGTTTCGACGGGACTGACGCCTATGAGACGGCGCAGGTTGCTGATTCACTGATTACGAGTCTGCAAAAGGACTCGGGACACGAAAAGAAGAAGAGCAGTATTACCGAAAATATCATCAAAGCTCCAAAACAATTGGCCGATAACTCCACCTTCAGATCCTCTCCATCCACTACTCCAACCTCCAGATCCCCTCTATCCACTACTCCAACCTCCAGTTCTACTCGACCCTCTCGTCTAACCTCCAAAAATGCCGCTCAATCTGACAAACGCCATCCTTTGCCCAAGAAAATCCTCAAGCGACGAAGCTGCACAATGAATAAGCTCAAATGCAA ATTTTGCGAGCAAACCTTTGTAAGCCCCTTTGAGCTCAGTTGCCACATGCGATCGCACACGGCGGAGACATCATGCAAGTGTTCATACTGTGACCGAGCGTTTTCAACTAAGGGAAACACCATCCGTCATGAGAG AACCCATACAAGGCAGGCGGCGTTTGTCTGCCCAACTTGTGACATGTCCTTCACCCTTGCTACTGTGCTGAAGAGACATATTAGTCTTTACCACACTCAAATGAGCATGTCATTTTAA